In Planctomycetota bacterium, one genomic interval encodes:
- a CDS encoding family 16 glycosylhydrolase — protein sequence MKDTRWISIGRAGAVVWVLCLAAAGVRAQSITLDEAKALHDDATAAREAIERVGQTATTAAQRKDAGDAKAAIGRVTERLDGWIKQLEAEEAGNAGDVYAGGTKYPAAARVRIEPFSVPVDATVVHVPVTLDMASVNTVIAYIRVFDGDGGRAAPDTQKSVIFRPGDPLTKTVRFHVRNMSAGNDVRAVQYEVADGADTEGGGIRITAEAGAVNEPIEGGRAPMHFEPHGELTYSATGATIRYDDQGGPGVFATGLPHGRTQVGNGETGYYGTVDMGGFKPTDDGLMLMSRRLDEPVMVGSPATAYPFLATVLSGRHTPETYFKYGSVEWVVKMPNRKDSWPALWLMAVGGWPPEIDVYEGFGYNGSWRFASSLSSNLHGGTNGRRTFTRPAMRMSMQNFGLDPTLDTAFHTFAATVEPEWITIFVDGVETMRYANPFAGQTWFPLTNVAVKAPVESAYEDGTGAMTVRSIKVWRAE from the coding sequence ATGAAGGACACGCGATGGATTTCGATCGGGCGCGCGGGCGCGGTGGTGTGGGTGCTGTGCCTTGCGGCGGCGGGCGTACGCGCGCAGTCGATCACGCTCGATGAGGCGAAGGCGCTTCATGACGATGCAACCGCGGCGCGGGAGGCGATCGAGCGCGTGGGGCAGACGGCGACGACGGCCGCGCAGCGGAAAGACGCGGGCGATGCGAAGGCCGCGATTGGGCGGGTGACGGAGCGCCTTGACGGGTGGATCAAGCAGCTTGAGGCGGAGGAAGCGGGGAATGCGGGGGATGTGTATGCGGGGGGAACGAAGTATCCGGCGGCGGCGCGGGTTCGGATCGAGCCGTTCAGCGTGCCGGTGGATGCGACGGTGGTGCATGTGCCGGTGACGCTGGACATGGCGAGCGTGAACACGGTGATTGCGTACATCCGCGTGTTCGACGGCGACGGCGGGCGGGCGGCCCCGGATACGCAGAAGTCGGTGATTTTTCGGCCGGGCGATCCGCTGACGAAAACGGTCCGTTTTCATGTGCGGAACATGAGCGCGGGCAATGATGTGCGGGCGGTGCAGTATGAAGTGGCGGACGGGGCGGACACCGAGGGCGGCGGCATCCGCATCACGGCGGAGGCGGGCGCGGTCAATGAGCCGATCGAAGGCGGACGGGCACCGATGCATTTCGAGCCGCACGGGGAGCTGACGTATTCGGCGACCGGCGCGACGATCCGGTACGACGATCAGGGCGGTCCGGGCGTTTTCGCCACGGGCTTGCCGCACGGGCGGACGCAGGTCGGCAATGGCGAAACCGGTTACTACGGCACGGTCGATATGGGCGGGTTCAAGCCCACGGACGACGGGCTGATGCTCATGTCCCGCCGGCTCGACGAGCCGGTCATGGTCGGTTCGCCGGCGACGGCGTATCCGTTTCTGGCGACCGTCTTGTCGGGGCGACACACACCGGAGACGTATTTCAAATATGGCAGTGTTGAGTGGGTCGTGAAGATGCCCAATCGGAAGGACTCGTGGCCGGCGCTTTGGCTGATGGCGGTCGGGGGCTGGCCGCCGGAGATCGATGTGTACGAGGGGTTCGGGTACAACGGGTCATGGCGTTTCGCGTCGAGCTTGTCATCGAATCTGCACGGCGGGACGAACGGGCGGCGAACCTTCACGCGCCCGGCGATGCGGATGTCCATGCAGAACTTCGGCCTCGACCCGACGCTCGACACCGCCTTCCACACCTTCGCCGCCACGGTCGAACCGGAGTGGATCACCATCTTCGTCGACGGCGTCGAAACGATGCGCTACGCGAATCCCTTCGCGGGCCAGACGTGGTTCCCCCTGACCAACGTCGCCGTCAAAGCGCCGGTCGAGTCAGCGTACGAGGATG
- a CDS encoding aquaporin, with amino-acid sequence MLRTMKRYFAEAIGTFMLVLAGCGAIAVNQLSDGAITHPGIALTFGLVVMAMIYALGDTSGAHLNPAVSIAFRVAGRLPTRDMLAYILAQCLGAIAAAALLKWLFPSSQTLGATLPAGSNAQSFVLELIITLMLMYVILAVATGAKEKGIMAGIAIGSTVALNALWAGPICGASMNPARSLAPALLSGHTESLWLYLLAPTLGSVAAVFLCRLTHAPGTCCTPDTACT; translated from the coding sequence ATGCTCCGCACCATGAAACGCTACTTCGCCGAAGCCATCGGAACCTTCATGCTCGTCCTCGCCGGATGCGGCGCCATCGCCGTCAACCAGCTCAGCGACGGCGCCATCACCCACCCCGGCATCGCCCTGACCTTCGGCCTCGTCGTCATGGCCATGATCTACGCCCTCGGCGACACCTCCGGAGCCCATCTCAATCCCGCCGTCTCGATCGCCTTCCGCGTCGCCGGACGACTCCCCACACGCGACATGCTCGCCTACATCCTCGCGCAATGCCTCGGCGCCATCGCCGCCGCCGCGCTCCTCAAATGGCTCTTCCCATCCAGCCAAACCCTCGGCGCCACCCTCCCCGCCGGCTCGAACGCTCAGTCCTTCGTCCTCGAACTGATCATCACCCTCATGCTCATGTACGTCATCCTCGCCGTCGCCACCGGCGCCAAGGAAAAGGGCATCATGGCCGGCATCGCCATCGGCTCCACCGTCGCCCTCAACGCCCTCTGGGCCGGACCCATCTGCGGCGCCTCCATGAACCCCGCCCGATCGCTCGCCCCCGCACTCCTCTCCGGCCACACCGAGTCACTCTGGCTCTACCTCCTCGCCCCCACCCTCGGCTCCGTCGCCGCCGTCTTCCTCTGCCGCCTCACCCACGCCCCCGGCACCTGCTGCACCCCCGACACCGCCTGCACCTGA